Below is a genomic region from Listeria swaminathanii.
TGTATGTTCTCCAAGTGGAATTGCTAAAATAATCCCTAGCAACACCTGAATTAAAGGCACCGCAATACTCGGCAAAAATCGACTCAACACATTAGATAAAAACACTGCACTCAACATTAATAAAATCAGTTCAAATATCTCCATTAATACATCCCTCGTTCCCGTCTCCATGCCAACACGACCAATCCCCGAGCGTGGCATTTCTTCCGTTCTCATATTAGCAAAAAAACTTTTCGGAAACATCCGTCTCTGTATGGAGTTTTTCACTTATGTTCACTTTTTTTGGTACACAATTTGTTCATCAACAACCGTCATCATCACAGGTATATCGCGAAGTTCCACGTGTTCTAGCCGAAATGGATCTTCTGCTAAAATCGTAAAATCAGCTACAAATCCTGGCGCAATTTTTCCACGTGTATCCGTTTTATAACTCGCAAACGCGGCACCTTTTGTATATAACTGAATGGCTTCAAATACAGTAAGCGCCTGTTCCGGCCAATATGTTGTGCCGTCCAAATCCGCATTCGCAGTCCTCGTAACAGCCGCATGAATTCCCCAGAACGGATTCGGCACTTCAATCGGCGCATCACTCCCACCAGCTAACGGAAACCCCGCGTCTAAAAGGGACTTCCAAGCAAAAGCAAACGGCGGATGATTTTCGCCAAGCACATCTACAGCCCACGGAAGATCACTAGCCATAAATTGTGGCTGTACATCAAATAATACAGGCAATCCCGCGGCTTCTGCTATTAGTTCTTCTGTTAGCCAAGGTGTGTGAATTAGTCTATCGTATTGGCCTTTTTTAGGTGGATGTGCCAGTAAAGTACGAATCACATTGGCAAAAGCTTGATCTCCTAAAATATGAATCGCCACAGGCAACCCTGCTTTTCTTGCCGTTTTAACTAACTCTTCAAAAGCCTCATCGGAATGAATTTGCAGACCTTTTTCATTCGGATTATCCGCGTATCCCGCACTCATTAACGCCGTCCGAGAGCCAACTGTTCCATCATAGAAAATTTTCATAGCTCCTAATTCTAAAAATGCATCACCACTTACAAAACTTTCTTTAGAAGCCGAAAAAGCAGCTAGTTCCGCATGGTGAATGAGTAGATGCGCACGAAATGGTAATTGATGCGCACCAACTGTGTTTCGAAAAGCAGCCAATGTCGACTCAAATCCGGTGAAATAATGTAAATCTTCCGAGTGGGCTCCGGTAACTCCTTTAGACCATAGATCCGTTATTGCGAGTTTTAACCAAGCGTTTAATTCAGACGATGTAGCCGCTGGAAAGGCATCTATCGCTAAAGTGGTGGCATTATCTCGTAAAACACCCGTAAAGCACCCTGCTTCATCACAAACAATTTCACCTCCGCCATCAAAACCAGTTTCCGAAAAATCCGTAATCTCTGCGCGTAATGCCGAATTTATCGACACGCTATGGTAATCAATCCGCCTCACTAAAATCGGGTTCGTTTTACTTACTGCATCCAAATCAGCTAAAGAAATCAATGTTTGTTCATCAGACCATTTATTTTCATCATAACCTTCTACAAACAACCACTCATCACTTGCAAGTTGTTTTGTTCGTTCCGCAACAAGGGACAATGCTTCCTTTTTGGTCGCCGTCTGGTTTAAATTCAGTCGTTCCAAAGCTTGTCCATACCAAAGCAAATGAATATGCGCATCAACAAATCCTGGAAATACCACGTTTCCTTCCAAATCAATCGTTTCTGTGATTTCTGCTGCATATTGTTTTTCCAACTCCGCCTTTTCTCCAACCGCGCAAATATAACCATTTTCCGTTAAGACTGCAGAAACTTGATCTCCTTCTGCCGTCATTTGATAGAATGTACCATTTTTCCATAATTTCATTTTTTATTCCCCCTGATTGACGGAAATTTTCATGGCAGCTTTTTCTTGTTGGTCCTTTTTCTGTAGAATTTGTTGTAAAGTGATGCTAATTAGCGCGCATCCAAGTAAAATAAATGCGCCAATGAATAACGCTTTGATGCCGCCAAGATTTTGAACAACGATTGCGCCTAAAAATGGTGCAAGCATTCGAGCGGCTGTTGCCATCCCGTTCACAAGTCCTTGATACAAACCAGCTGCCCCTTTTGGTGCAAGTTGGTAAGCAATCGTTGGAATCGCTGGCCATGCAAACATCTCGCCGATTGTTAAGAAAGTCATCCCTAGCACAAAACCACTATACGCACTTGCATTCATTGCAACGACAAAAGATAAAACAAATAATAAAATACCAATATAAATTTGCGCAAGTAAGTATTTTTTAAATCGGTTAACAACAGGAATTAACACCAGCTGTCCGAGCACGATAAGCGCTCCATTTAAACTCCATAAGTTTCCGTATTCGCTAGATGTTACCCCTTTTATTTCGGTCATATAAGTAGATAAATTCGACTGCCACTGCACGTGCGGCAATTGGCAAAGTAAATAAGTAAGCAGCAATAGCACAAAAGAGCATAGTGCGAGTTTGGTTGGAAATTCTCGTTTTGCTCCTTTTTTACGATGTTTCGTTTCGGCGCTTACCTTCTCTGATTTCCAGTCAATCTTATGGAAATAGAAGAAAAAGTATGCCGCAAAAGCAATCGCAAATACAAAAGAACCGATGTATACTTGGCTCATTCCTTGTTTCGCTAAAAGTCCTGCGAGCAGTGGCCCAATCGCAACTCCAATATTTTGCGCCACATAAATTGCATTAAACCCAGTTCTCCCACCAGTTGGATGCGTTAATCCTGCAGCTGCATAAAGACCTGAGAAAACCATCCCCATCGCGATCCCCACTGCCCATAAATTCCAAATAAAGAACGGAAATCCGTGAAAGAAGCATAACGAAGCTGTTGAAAGCACTAAGATAATTGTGCCAATTGTAAGCGAAATAAAACCAGAAAAACGGTCGAAAATAAGTCCACCGATAATACTAGAAATAATACCTACTCCTGAATTAATCAATAATACTAATGAAGCATTCGTTGTCGACATGCCCAATTCTTGCGTCATGTAAATCATATTGAAAGGCCAAATAAACGAGAGCCCTGTATATAGTAACACCATTCCAATAATAACAATCCATAAATCTTTTGGTAACCATTTTGTCATTTCCTACACTTTCCCTTCATTAAAACTCACCTTTTTTAGGTTATCACACCCAACCACTTTCGAAAAGAAAAATTTCACCAAAAAACCACCTAGCAAAATTTGCTGGTGGCTAATAAGGGACTGGCGATAAAT
It encodes:
- a CDS encoding amidohydrolase, whose amino-acid sequence is MKLWKNGTFYQMTAEGDQVSAVLTENGYICAVGEKAELEKQYAAEITETIDLEGNVVFPGFVDAHIHLLWYGQALERLNLNQTATKKEALSLVAERTKQLASDEWLFVEGYDENKWSDEQTLISLADLDAVSKTNPILVRRIDYHSVSINSALRAEITDFSETGFDGGGEIVCDEAGCFTGVLRDNATTLAIDAFPAATSSELNAWLKLAITDLWSKGVTGAHSEDLHYFTGFESTLAAFRNTVGAHQLPFRAHLLIHHAELAAFSASKESFVSGDAFLELGAMKIFYDGTVGSRTALMSAGYADNPNEKGLQIHSDEAFEELVKTARKAGLPVAIHILGDQAFANVIRTLLAHPPKKGQYDRLIHTPWLTEELIAEAAGLPVLFDVQPQFMASDLPWAVDVLGENHPPFAFAWKSLLDAGFPLAGGSDAPIEVPNPFWGIHAAVTRTANADLDGTTYWPEQALTVFEAIQLYTKGAAFASYKTDTRGKIAPGFVADFTILAEDPFRLEHVELRDIPVMMTVVDEQIVYQKK
- a CDS encoding MDR family MFS transporter, translated to MTKWLPKDLWIVIIGMVLLYTGLSFIWPFNMIYMTQELGMSTTNASLVLLINSGVGIISSIIGGLIFDRFSGFISLTIGTIILVLSTASLCFFHGFPFFIWNLWAVGIAMGMVFSGLYAAAGLTHPTGGRTGFNAIYVAQNIGVAIGPLLAGLLAKQGMSQVYIGSFVFAIAFAAYFFFYFHKIDWKSEKVSAETKHRKKGAKREFPTKLALCSFVLLLLTYLLCQLPHVQWQSNLSTYMTEIKGVTSSEYGNLWSLNGALIVLGQLVLIPVVNRFKKYLLAQIYIGILLFVLSFVVAMNASAYSGFVLGMTFLTIGEMFAWPAIPTIAYQLAPKGAAGLYQGLVNGMATAARMLAPFLGAIVVQNLGGIKALFIGAFILLGCALISITLQQILQKKDQQEKAAMKISVNQGE